The window ATTCAGCAACAATATCTTTGACGAGGCTTTTGACAGTTATAGCTATCTCGAAGATCTGGACTTCACTTATTCCATCAGCCGCATGGGCCGGCTAGCCGTTGTGGCAAATGCAGGATTCAGCCACTTTCCATCCCCAGGTGGAAGAGTATCCGCGCGGCAGTTTGGGCGTTTCGAGGTCCGCAACCGCATCTACTTCGTCCGAAAACATCGCCTTTCACTCTCTCGGTGCTATCTAGGCCTTGCCATTCGCCTGGTGATGTCCGTTTGCAGCGGCTTATTGCAGCGCAATACAAGCCTGCTCGAGCGCGCCCTGGGCAATATTGAGGCGCCATTCTTAGTTGGAAACCATACCGCATCTTCGAGACCGCAGTCGACATTCGAAGCTTCGAGAAAAGCTCCCGATCAACTTCAACACCTTCGCTTTCAGGACCGCGAGGAACAACCATCGTATGGACAAAAGCGATAGCAGGCTCGCTATACCGGAAGAGTCTGAGAGAACTTCGGCGCATCGTTTGAAGTGTCGTTATTTCCTGATTTCGGCAGATCGTCCAATTAAAGAGTGGTATCCGCCTGTATGGGATGATTCGTTACCCATCGATTGCCGTTACTATGGGCAAGTCCTGGCGGAGATGGACCGGCTCTTGCCTGAGGAATATCTTCAAGACCCTTTGCATCTCTATCTGACTTACAACCACCACGCACTTCCGGAATACGGTCCCCGCGTGGCGGTATTACTTCTTGGAGAAGAGTTCGGCCTGATGCCGCGGTATATACGACATGTACGAGCCGTGTTTAAGACCCATCGACTGCGACCTGTATTCGGTTCGAGCACATGGTGGAAACTCGATCATCTCCATTTCGTTCTGTGGCTGAAATTCATACGAAACTGGGCGCTCCATTTGCGATCCCGCTGGGAATCCACATTTGTGCCTCGGAAGTGGCCTCAGCGCGTGCACTCCAGAATTCATGCGCTGGACGTTCCTGAGGGATATGGTCAACAGCAAGCATTGCCTCAGAAGAAAATGCACGACCGTCCTTTTCACTGCTTCTTTGCGGGTGGAATCAACCTGGAAATGACTTTCTGGCGTAAATTGATCCCATCTCCAAAAGTGATTTCCAGACGCAAGATGTTCCGCGTAATTGCGCAGATGATAGAGCGCGACCCCCACTTTTGCTTCGACGGAGGAGAGGTTAAGAGCTCTCCTGTACACCGCCCGCCAGAGTACGACAGCTATTCGCAAAGGTTGATGGATTCGAAGATATGCCTCGCACCCCGAGGCACGGTCTTAGACTCCTTCCGCTTTTTCGAGGGCCTGCGCGCTGGTTGCCTTGTTGTGTGCGAACACCTGACCGATGAGTGGTTCTACGATGGCGCTCCCGTCCTCCGAATCAAGGACTGGAGCGATCTTCCGCGAGTAGTTGAACCCTATCTCTACGACAATGCCTCACTCGAAGAGGCCAGACTGCGAAGCCTGGGCTGGTGGAGAGATAAGTGCGGAGAGAAGGCTGTTGGACGAGTGATGGCAGAGTATCTAGTCAAAGCTGGAGACGATTAACAAGGCAAATGCGCTGCATATTCATCTTCAACACGCACATGCAGATTTCCTATATCCCATGCCAAGACTTCAGACCACGAGGCAAACACCGACTCGCATTAAATCATGATGGAGTACCTTCGACCTTGATAATCACCTTCGTCCATTGCACGACAAAAGGCGTCATGGCTGCTGAAAATCGTCAATCGCTTCCCACTGGTGGACAGAGATGGCGATGACCTCGTTTTCCTATGCCGCTCCGCAGAGATCCTCTCGCTTTCTGCACGCGCCCGCCTCTGCGCTCATCCTGTGGACGTGCCTTTGGGTCAACCTGAATACGGGTTTAGGGAACATCTTGCCGCCGTCCAATCTCAATGACTGGCAACTCTGTATACGTGCCTGTCTCCCGTACGCAGTGCTTCCGCTCTCCGCCTTTCTCCTTCTTGGGCATAAAAAGATTCAGATTCCAAGAAGTGCACCATCGCGGCTCCTGATGGTCTATGGCGTCTTCGCTGCGCTCTCCGCTATCTACTCACCCGACCCGCAGTGGTCCTTATATTGGTCGATGGATTTCCTCGCTACCATACTCGTAGCGTGGACATTCGTCGATCGTCGCAATCCTGTTGGATCCGTCCGGCAGATGCTTCAGGTCACATGGGTGGCAACGTTTGTAGTCGCCGCGATCATCGGGTATCAGGCTCGAAACTCCGTATTTGGTGAAACAGCGACAGGCTATGGCGTTCTTGCGGAATTAAACGGACTTTCACGGTCATCCGGGGTAGCACGGTGGGCGGCGGTTCCAGGCCTCGTGTGCCTCGTAAGGGCGTATCACAGTCGCCGCGTCAGCCTCTTTCTATTCTTCATTTGCGCTTCAGCGGCGTCCTTCTTCATCGTGTACCGGATGCAATCGCGCGGCGCGGTTTTTGGCTCAGTGGCTGCGCTGCTGTTCGCTCTCCTCGTCTCGTCGCGTATGCGCCGTTATGCGCTTCCGTTTGCAGTCCTGGCCATTCTTGTAATTTTCCTGCTGGACACTCCCGCAGCTCTATCAGACCAGATTGCCACATATCTGGAGCGAGGTCAGTCCCGAGAAGAGTTCCTCAGCATGACCGGAAGGACGCGCGCCTACGAACATGGCCTGGTTGCATTCGAGGACTCTCCTCTATTTGGCCGTGGTCAGTGGACAGATCGCCTGACCATCGGAGAGCACGTCCACAATTCCTATCTTCAAGCTCTGCTCAACGCAGGAATCGCTGGCGGCATTCCGTATTTCGTCTCATGGTTCGCAGGATGGATACTGTTCTTCCGGGTGCATAAGAGGAGTGATCGACTCAGTCCGGAGGATCGCATTTGCGTGCTGGAGTCCGGCACGGTGATGATGTTCTTCACGGTCCGTGCCATACCGGAGACCACCACGGCCAGCTTCGCGGTGGACTTGCTCGTAATGGTCGCAGTATATGTCTATCTTGAGACGCTTTCTATCTCCCTGGTTCGCAGATCGCTTGTACGACGAGCGCCTGTCCCGTCGTACCTATATGTTCGAGAAGACGCAGCTCGCCTTAGGGCGGCGGGCTAATTCGAACGTTTCGGTATTGTACAACATTCCCGCGAATACGATCACGCATCATGTCACATACTTTATTCACACAACTTGATGCAGAAGGCAATGCGAAAGACTATCCTGCAACACGCGAGATCCCGAATGGCCCCCGGCTCAAGGTTCTGGTCAGCGCCTATGCCTGCAGCCCTTCGAGAGGATCGGAATATGGAGTG is drawn from Acidicapsa acidisoli and contains these coding sequences:
- a CDS encoding O-antigen ligase family protein, whose product is MTSFSYAAPQRSSRFLHAPASALILWTCLWVNLNTGLGNILPPSNLNDWQLCIRACLPYAVLPLSAFLLLGHKKIQIPRSAPSRLLMVYGVFAALSAIYSPDPQWSLYWSMDFLATILVAWTFVDRRNPVGSVRQMLQVTWVATFVVAAIIGYQARNSVFGETATGYGVLAELNGLSRSSGVARWAAVPGLVCLVRAYHSRRVSLFLFFICASAASFFIVYRMQSRGAVFGSVAALLFALLVSSRMRRYALPFAVLAILVIFLLDTPAALSDQIATYLERGQSREEFLSMTGRTRAYEHGLVAFEDSPLFGRGQWTDRLTIGEHVHNSYLQALLNAGIAGGIPYFVSWFAGWILFFRVHKRSDRLSPEDRICVLESGTVMMFFTVRAIPETTTASFAVDLLVMVAVYVYLETLSISLVRRSLVRRAPVPSYLYVREDAARLRAAG